In one Chlamydia sp. BM-2023 genomic region, the following are encoded:
- a CDS encoding glycine--tRNA ligase, with protein sequence MSQPLTLQAMIAKILQFWSEQGCVIHQGYDLEVGAGTFNPATFLRALGPEPYKTAYVEPSRRPQDGRYGMHPNRLQNYHQLQVILKPVPTNFLSLYKESLQIIGLDLRNHDIRFVHDDWENPTIGAWGLGWEVWLNGMEITQLTYFQAIGSKPLDTISGEITYGIERIAMYLQAKNSIFDVLWNDELTYGDITQASEKAWSEYNFDVANTQMWLKHFEDFSREALATLEKGLPSPAYDFVIKASHAFNILDARGVISVTERTRYITRIRQLARAVADGYVDWRASLNYPLLRSNCEASQPLQSSPLPQVSAAEDFLLEIGSEELPATFVPIGIQQLESLAKKLLSDYNIGYENLEVLGSPRRLALLISKLEPTAIQKATEKKGPMLASLFTESGAITPQGEQFFASHNLTLNHYDDLSRHSLFTVREINSVPYLFILYPEVRKETATILSKELPKLIQSMKFPKKMVYDDSGVEYARPIRWLVSLYGTSVLPFSFGKVTASNISWGHRQLDPREITISSCESYVNTLRDVCVIVSHKERREIIEQGLKLHSSESVSPIANPRLLEETVFLTEHPFVTCAQFDLKFCSLPKELLIAEMVNHQKYFPTQNTSGEITNTFILVCDNCPNDTIIEGNEKALTPRLTDGDFLFAQDLKTPLETFVNKLKSVTYFEALGSLYEKVERLRAHKEVMYPLMPLSSQEDITTAINYCKADLVSAVVNEFAELQGIMGEYYLKNAGYSTASAVAVGEHLRHITDGQMISTTGTLLSLLDRFDNLLACFILDLRPTSSHDPYALRRQSLEILTLLHASEASVDLEKLLHRLGDNFPATIQQKTWDKPAVVRDILAFIWGRLKTFLASLGFSKDEIATVLSDTAVKNPVEIIKSAVALQNMKNSNKTMLEKITTTHNRLKKILASLKFSTSAASSTHLDTQEAQLQAALDQFDNSLNTEDRINYFLALGELTDSINTFLNEVHITSGSEELRNLRIHLLLAAMEKFSSYHWEALKV encoded by the coding sequence ATGTCACAACCTCTTACCTTACAAGCAATGATTGCTAAAATTTTGCAATTTTGGAGTGAGCAGGGGTGCGTGATTCATCAAGGCTACGATTTGGAAGTTGGTGCCGGGACATTTAACCCTGCAACTTTTCTTCGTGCTTTAGGCCCTGAACCTTATAAAACTGCTTATGTAGAGCCTTCGCGAAGGCCGCAAGATGGCCGTTACGGCATGCATCCTAATCGCCTTCAAAATTACCATCAGCTGCAAGTAATTCTCAAGCCTGTTCCAACAAACTTTCTCTCCCTATACAAAGAATCTTTGCAGATTATTGGTTTAGATCTTCGCAATCATGATATTCGTTTTGTTCACGATGATTGGGAAAATCCGACTATTGGAGCTTGGGGTTTAGGTTGGGAGGTATGGCTAAATGGTATGGAAATTACCCAGCTAACCTATTTCCAAGCTATTGGTAGTAAACCTTTGGATACAATCAGCGGAGAAATTACCTATGGCATCGAAAGGATTGCCATGTATCTACAGGCTAAAAATTCCATTTTTGATGTTCTTTGGAATGACGAATTAACTTATGGGGATATTACTCAAGCATCTGAAAAGGCATGGAGCGAGTATAATTTCGATGTTGCCAATACACAAATGTGGCTAAAGCACTTTGAAGACTTCTCCAGGGAGGCATTAGCCACACTAGAGAAGGGCTTGCCCTCCCCTGCTTATGACTTCGTTATCAAGGCTTCTCATGCTTTTAATATTCTTGATGCTCGTGGTGTTATTTCCGTTACAGAGCGTACCCGCTATATTACTAGAATCCGCCAATTAGCACGTGCTGTTGCCGATGGTTATGTAGATTGGCGAGCTTCTTTAAATTATCCTCTACTACGTAGCAATTGCGAGGCATCACAGCCTCTCCAATCTTCTCCTTTACCTCAGGTGAGTGCTGCTGAAGACTTCCTGTTGGAAATCGGTTCTGAAGAGCTACCTGCTACATTTGTTCCTATTGGTATTCAACAATTAGAATCCTTAGCTAAGAAGCTTTTATCCGATTACAATATTGGTTATGAAAATTTGGAGGTTTTAGGTTCTCCAAGAAGGCTTGCCTTATTAATTAGCAAGCTAGAACCCACAGCTATTCAAAAGGCTACTGAAAAGAAAGGCCCAATGTTAGCATCATTATTCACGGAATCTGGAGCAATTACTCCTCAGGGAGAACAATTTTTTGCCTCTCACAACCTAACTCTTAATCATTATGATGATCTTTCACGGCACTCTTTATTTACAGTTCGTGAAATAAATTCTGTACCCTACTTATTTATTCTCTATCCTGAGGTACGTAAGGAAACAGCTACTATTCTTAGCAAAGAATTACCGAAGTTAATTCAATCTATGAAATTCCCCAAGAAAATGGTTTATGACGATAGTGGTGTTGAATATGCTCGTCCGATTCGTTGGCTAGTTTCTTTATATGGAACTAGCGTGCTTCCTTTTTCTTTTGGCAAGGTAACAGCTTCCAATATATCTTGGGGACACAGGCAATTAGACCCCAGAGAAATAACCATTTCTTCTTGTGAGAGTTATGTTAACACTTTACGTGATGTTTGTGTGATAGTCTCTCATAAAGAGAGAAGAGAAATTATAGAACAAGGTTTGAAATTACATAGTTCTGAAAGTGTTTCTCCTATTGCGAATCCTCGTTTACTTGAGGAAACAGTTTTCCTAACGGAGCATCCTTTTGTTACCTGCGCGCAATTTGATTTGAAGTTTTGTTCTTTACCTAAAGAGCTCTTGATTGCTGAGATGGTTAATCATCAAAAATACTTCCCTACACAAAATACTTCTGGAGAGATTACCAACACATTTATTTTAGTTTGTGACAACTGTCCGAATGACACTATCATTGAAGGAAATGAGAAAGCTTTAACTCCTCGCCTTACCGATGGGGATTTTCTTTTTGCCCAGGATTTAAAAACACCTTTAGAGACCTTTGTTAATAAGTTAAAGTCTGTAACTTATTTTGAAGCTCTCGGATCTCTTTATGAAAAAGTAGAGAGATTACGAGCTCATAAAGAGGTTATGTATCCTCTTATGCCTTTATCTTCTCAGGAAGACATAACAACAGCAATAAATTACTGCAAAGCTGATCTTGTTTCTGCTGTGGTTAATGAATTTGCGGAACTGCAAGGCATCATGGGAGAGTACTATTTAAAAAATGCGGGATATTCCACGGCATCTGCGGTTGCTGTTGGTGAGCATTTACGTCACATTACTGACGGCCAAATGATTTCTACTACAGGAACACTGCTAAGCCTGCTAGATCGTTTCGATAATTTGCTAGCATGTTTTATTTTAGATCTTCGTCCTACATCGTCACACGATCCCTATGCTCTACGACGTCAATCTTTGGAAATTTTAACATTGCTACATGCTTCTGAAGCATCGGTGGATCTTGAAAAACTACTCCATCGTTTAGGAGATAATTTCCCCGCAACAATTCAACAGAAGACTTGGGACAAGCCTGCTGTTGTTCGGGATATCTTAGCATTTATTTGGGGAAGGCTAAAAACGTTCTTAGCTTCCTTAGGATTTAGTAAAGATGAAATCGCTACTGTTCTTTCTGACACTGCTGTGAAAAATCCTGTAGAGATTATTAAGTCTGCAGTGGCACTTCAAAACATGAAAAATAGCAACAAGACGATGCTCGAAAAAATCACAACAACACATAACCGTCTTAAAAAGATTCTTGCATCTTTAAAATTTTCAACATCGGCAGCTTCTTCTACACATCTTGATACACAAGAAGCACAATTGCAGGCTGCCTTAGATCAATTTGATAATTCTTTAAATACAGAAGATAGAATAAATTACTTTCTTGCTCTTGGAGAGCTTACGGATAGCATTAATACATTTTTAAATGAAGTGCATATTACAAGTGGAAGTGAGGAATTAAGAAACTTGCGTATTCATCTATTGTTAGCAGCTATGGAGAAGTTTTCTTCTTATCATTGGGAAGCACTAAAGGTATAG